A genomic region of Euwallacea similis isolate ESF13 chromosome 29, ESF131.1, whole genome shotgun sequence contains the following coding sequences:
- the lin-52 gene encoding protein lin-52 homolog: MASEKPGLIEQEESEQNLEEFANSLIAMENMDRTSPEMWPEKVPGVTDFINSYSNTHIPLKMPYSKELTEEDRNHMHQLAALPIAGFIGKVKELHDIAYQLGVEESKEVTRGKYLNIFNKSNKTDK, translated from the exons ATGGCGTCCGAGAAACCCGGGCTCATTGAACaag AGGAAAGCGAGCAAAACCTGGAAGAGTTCGCAAATTCCTTAATAGCCATGGAAAACATGGATAGAACGTCTCCAGAAATGTGGCCAGAAAAAG TGCCTGGTGTAACCGATTTTATCAACAGTTACAGCAACACACACATTCCACTTAAAATGCCATATTCTAAGGAACTGACTGAGGAAGATCGAAATCACATGCATC AACTAGCTGCACTACCTATTGCTGGTTTTATTGGAAAAGTGAAAGAACTGCATGACATTGCTTATCAACTGGGAGTTGAAGAGTCGAAAGAAGTTACTcgtggaaaatatttaaatatattcaataaaagtaataaaactgacaagtaa